agacagaaaggaaaaaacttAACAAATAACCAAGATACTCTATGTCCCTTCCCCAGGTCTCTGACCTCCCTCACCCCCACTCCCAGATAGCAGCTCGCTTCCTCCCTCAATTCCCTTCAGGTTTCCTCAAATATCACTTCAGTGACTTCCCAAGTACCCACTTAACATTTCAAATCCACCCTACAAACGCCTCACTGTATTTCCCTCTCCTTACTTTATTTCAGCCTAACACCTGTCATCACATTACACACCTCATCATTTGCTTATTTAGTTTACTGTCTGTCTTCTGTGGGGAGAAGGTACACTCCTAGAGGGCAGGAGTCCGTCTGTTTTGTTCAGTTGCTATGTCCACAGCGCCTAGAGCCAGGGCAGAGAGTGGAGACTCAGTAACAATCggctgaataaatgagtgaatgccTGAGCGAATGAAAAGATGAAGAGAAGCCGGATTTTACTGGGGCCAAAGAGTTTGCACGGGACGAGGGGAGCGAGATGAAGGATGAGTGCTGGCCTCAGATTCGACTCAAGTCCCTCCCACCTGCCTAACCCTAcaattctctttccctcttttagGTGCCGGACAATTTGCATATCCCGTTAAATCCGGGGCCTGACTCCAGGAGCCCCGATTACAGGGGCAGCCCCCAACCCACCTTTGACAAGGAAGAGTGACTAGCGGGGAAAATAACGCCAGCGGGCCGCCTAGCGGGTGGGTGACCCGCGATCTCCACGCCCAGGTCCCGCCCTCCCGgcccctgcctcccctccagCCCCCCGCAGGGGGCGCGCCCTGGGAGCGGCGGGGGACGCAGCTGGCCTCCCGGCTTGCCCGGGTGGCGGCGTCGGGGCTGCGGGCGCCTTGGCTGGACCCGCATTGCCCCCTAGTGCCGCACGGAGTCAGGGCGCCGGGCTCCCCCGCCTGATGTCACCGCCGTGCAGTCAGCCCAGAGGCGGCTCATTGAAAGCAGACCCTCCTCGGCGCTCGCTGGGCGGAGGACGCGCCACGGTCCGCAGACCCGCGCAAGCCGGGCACCGCCGGGCGCCCCCGGCCCTGCCGCCCCCTCCTCCCCGCCGCTCCCCCGCGAGCCCGGCCCGGCGCGCCTGACGTGGACCATTAAACTTGGAGCTGCCGCCTCGTACCCTCTCTCTCCTCCGCCTCCCTCTGACAGGCGAGCGCGCGGCTCGGTGCAGGCAGGAGACGTGCTGCCGGGCTGGGCTGCCCGGGGGAGATGACTCCACGCCAGAAGGGCGCCTCTGGGAAGAAGACCACGGGGGAAGCAAAGTTTCAGGGCAGCTGAGGAGCCTTCGCCGCAGCCCTTCCGAGCCTAATCATCCCCCTGGCTATGGAGGGCGAACTCTAAGATGAATCCCGATCTGGACACCGGCCACAACACATCAGCACCTGCCCATTGGGGAGAGTTGAAAAATGCCAACTTCACTGGCCCCAACCAGACCTCGAGCAACTCCACACTGCCCCAGCTGGACATCACCAGGGCCATCTCTGTGGGCCTGGTGCTGGGCGCCTTCATCCTCTTCGCCATCGTGGGCAACATCCTAGTCATCTTGTCTGTGGCCTGCAACCGGCACCTGCGGACGCCCACCAACTACTTCATCGTCAACCTGGCCATGGCCGACCTGCTGTTGAGCTTCACCGTCCTGCCCTTCTCAGCGGCCCTAGAGGTGCTCGGCTACTGGGTGCTGGGGCGGATCTTCTGTGACATCTGGGCAGCCGTGGATGTCCTGTGCTGCACAGCGTCCATTCTGAGCCTGTGTGCCATCTCCATCGATCGCTACATCGGGGTGCGCTACTCTCTGCAGTACCCCACGCTGGTCACCCGGAGGAAGGCCATCTTGGCGCTGCTCAGCGTCTGGGTCTTGTCCACAGTCATCTCCATCGGGCCTCTCCTTGGGTGGAAGGAGCCCGCACCCAACGATGATAAGGAGTGTGGGGTCACCGAAGAACCCTTCTATGCCCTCTTCTCCTCCCTGGGCTCCTTCTACATCCCTCTGGCGGTCATTCTAGTCATGTACTGCCGTGTCTATATAGTGGCCAAGAGAACCACCAAGAACCTAGAGGCAGGAGTCATGAAGGAGATGTCCAACTCCAAGGAGCTGACCCTGAGGATCCACTCCAAGAACTTTCACGAGGACACCCTCAGCAGTACCAAGGCCAAGGGCCACAACCCCAGGAGTTCCATAGCTGTCAAACTTTTTAAGTTCTCCAGGGAAAAGAAAGCAGCTAAGACGTTGGGCATTGTGGTCGGTATGTTCATCTTGTGCTGGCTACCCTTCTTCATCGCTCTACCGCTTGGTAAGTTGGGGACTAGCAGGAGGGGAACTGGGCATTTTTGGACCTTGGATTTACTGATGAGCTTACTCTAaagttttttgtgggttttgtttcttATGCAGTCTGTGCGTGTTTGGAGATTGAATAATATTGTTTGTTCTGCAAAGGCTTTGCAGACTGGGGAGCTGGCTAAAAACCAACTCAGGTGTTAGTAGAACACGCTAAGGTACTAGCTTCTAGAAATAGAACCACAGAAGGAAAATCTGGTATGGGGAATGACTCACTCAACAGCCTCGgtttaataattaaaaaggaCACTGGACTTGAATATCACTTCGGCGTTATTTCAGTAGTAATGATGTGTCGGCTAAGGCAGCGTCACTAATGCAGCATACAAAATAGTTTGTAGTTACTGCAGATGCGGCATTTGGGAAGCAGGGAGGCAGCTCATACACAGAAAGGCAGCATTCATTCAGCATTTCCAGGGCTAGTGCAGAAGCCACGCTTCTCAAGAGCTTTGCAGAGGCTgcattctctccctcccctcttcacTGACAGCTATCACCCATATATACTACGTTCATTATCAGTTAATACGAGCATTTTACAGCCACACAGCCCCAAGCAGACTTTAAGTTATTGAAAGCTTGAGATATGAAAGAGAAGATGACTACAGGGTcacacatttttagtttttacccAAAAATATTTCTAACTCTGGTGATTTATGGAATGCCCAGAATCAATTTATAGTTGCCCCTCACCTTAGCTGACAGACACCAAATCCTGGTAAGATGGAATTCAGTGCGTCCTCCCCCTCTTATGAAAACGTGTTCATCTTCTTTTTGTTTGGTGGTCCCACTAACTGAATTGTTCAAAAGGTTACCTGATGTTTTCTAAGGAAGAAGTCAAGGCCTGGTTAGCAGGTAAACCCTAAAAGGGGGCATCCGTCACATGCTGTCCACATGGCCTGGGAAACTCTTGTCCTTCCTCTGAGGCACTGATCTGCTTTGATTCCTTCTCCTATCCCTGGGGGACACTACAGAAAATGAAGAGAGGGAGGTTATCATGACACAGTCATGTGCCATGATATCAGGAGTGGTAACAGCTGCTACATGCCACGGATCACATATGCCTACAATCACACTGGAGTCTCAGGTCAGACCCAAATATAACCAAATCCCTCAAGCAGCTATAAATTCTGAAGACACAATGCTTTCAAGAGAAAAAGGCAAATGGAAAGGAAGCAAACGGATATCACgtttccatttaaaaagaaagaaaaaaagaaaaagattttcaaaagCCGTCTAACCTTTTCTCCATGTCATCTTTTCTAAAGCAGGCCTGCAGGCTAACGcctttcagaaatattttcagtGGTTAGTGTTAAGTGGAAAGCGTTTGAAAAAGTTCTACTCCCCAGGCGTGATCACATACCATTGCAGGGAAGCTTGCTTTTCTTTCCCAAGGTCTCAGGGTTGTTTCACAGGCTTGTTGGATTTACAATGGATGACAGTTCACACGGCATTGGGCCATTACAAAGATCATGGTTGTACATGGAGCTGATGGAGGTGATTTGGCCTCCCATTAGCCATATGACCTTGGCCAAATGACTACTCCtgtatgagcctcagtttcttcatctacaaaatggggctAATTAATATTTGCTCCATGGAGTTTGCACTAATGTATAGGAAGGACTTAGCACGGTATCTGATATATAGCAGATGCTCAATGTAAGTTAGCTATGAGCAGTACAAACCAAACCCCAATCTCCCCTTCAGTATAactgtgtcttttctctttctctactcATTTGCCAATCTCACACCTGTTACTAAAGTCTTGGAAGAGAACTGagtctttctcctttcttcctttgcccctgctctccagcctgcaGAGGCTGTGACCAGAGCATGCTCAGGAAGGAGAAGGCCTCAGCAGGATGCAGGAATGGATCAAAGGTGCAGACTTTGGCTTTTAGGAGCAGGGGAAATAGCTCCAAACAGGTAAGGAGGCTTCCAGCATATTGAAATGGGAAGAGCACAGCTCCGGTGATCAGGAGCAACAGAGTTCCCATTTGAGCTTTGCCATCAATTAGCTCTACGGCCCTAGGCTTTTTGCTTTGCTTCTCTGGGCTTCAGGTCTCATATCTGGTGAAGAGGGGATTGAATCAGCTTAAGGGATCTCAAACTTTGATAACTATTAGAATCACCTGTGAAACTTAATAAACAATGGTAGCTGCCTGGGCCGAACCCCCGGTGAATAGGATTCAGTAAGTCAGAAGGATCCCAGGAATCTGAAGGTGTAATCAGCCCACCAGATGATTCTGAAGAGGTAGTCCACAGACCAggctttgagaatcactggccaGAAAATGTCTCTGTTTCCTTCAGGCCCCAGCACCCTAGAAGCCAGGGTTTTAAATGCTGCCAACCTCAGACCTTTCCCAGCCACATCGCAGTGTGAGATGATGTGGCTTCTCTCTGGGTCTTGCTCTTCAAGTCATCAAGCCCACCCTCAGTTTCTCCTCACTCATATTACCCCCATCGTCTCTCTCCTTTCTGTCTGTGCCTTTCTGAGACCTTGTCCCCCTAGCATCTCAGGTCCTGAGCTTCCACACAATAGAAAGTGAGAGGTTCTTGCCACCCTGATGCTATCTTGTTTCTCTTCTGGCAATGAAAACTTTGACTATCATGCGATGATCTCCCAGAGATCTTCCAATGATTTGTCCCTGAGCCAACCCCATCAACATCCTTCTTCCCTGAAAACCGAACAGATAAGGTGGGGAATGTGAACTCTAGGACTTGGGTTTGGGATGGGCTTCAAAAAGTACTCAAGAGCTTCAAACAGAGAGGGTACTTAATTATTGTTCTC
This DNA window, taken from Macaca fascicularis isolate 582-1 chromosome 6, T2T-MFA8v1.1, encodes the following:
- the ADRA1B gene encoding alpha-1B adrenergic receptor isoform X1, with translation MNPDLDTGHNTSAPAHWGELKNANFTGPNQTSSNSTLPQLDITRAISVGLVLGAFILFAIVGNILVILSVACNRHLRTPTNYFIVNLAMADLLLSFTVLPFSAALEVLGYWVLGRIFCDIWAAVDVLCCTASILSLCAISIDRYIGVRYSLQYPTLVTRRKAILALLSVWVLSTVISIGPLLGWKEPAPNDDKECGVTEEPFYALFSSLGSFYIPLAVILVMYCRVYIVAKRTTKNLEAGVMKEMSNSKELTLRIHSKNFHEDTLSSTKAKGHNPRSSIAVKLFKFSREKKAAKTLGIVVGMFILCWLPFFIALPLGSLFSTLKPPDAVFKVVFWLGYFNSCLNPIIYPCSSKEFKRAFVRILGCQCRGRRRRRRRRRLGGCAYTYRPWTRGGSLERSQSRKDSLDDSGSCLSGSQRTLPSASPSPGYLGRGAPPPVELCAFPEWKAPGALLSLPAPEAPGRRGRHDSGQLFTFKLLAEPESPGTDGGASNGGCEAAADVANGQPGFKSNMPLAPGQF
- the ADRA1B gene encoding alpha-1B adrenergic receptor isoform X3, with the translated sequence MNPDLDTGHNTSAPAHWGELKNANFTGPNQTSSNSTLPQLDITRAISVGLVLGAFILFAIVGNILVILSVACNRHLRTPTNYFIVNLAMADLLLSFTVLPFSAALEVLGYWVLGRIFCDIWAAVDVLCCTASILSLCAISIDRYIGVRYSLQYPTLVTRRKAILALLSVWVLSTVISIGPLLGWKEPAPNDDKECGVTEEPFYALFSSLGSFYIPLAVILVMYCRVYIVAKRTTKNLEAGVMKEMSNSKELTLRIHSKNFHEDTLSSTKAKGHNPRSSIAVKLFKFSREKKAAKTLGIVVGMFILCWLPFFIALPLAL
- the ADRA1B gene encoding alpha-1B adrenergic receptor isoform X2: MNPDLDTGHNTSAPAHWGELKNANFTGPNQTSSNSTLPQLDITRAISVGLVLGAFILFAIVGNILVILSVACNRHLRTPTNYFIVNLAMADLLLSFTVLPFSAALEVLGYWVLGRIFCDIWAAVDVLCCTASILSLCAISIDRYIGVRYSLQYPTLVTRRKAILALLSVWVLSTVISIGPLLGWKEPAPNDDKECGVTEEPFYALFSSLGSFYIPLAVILVMYCRVYIVAKRTTKNLEAGVMKEMSNSKELTLRIHSKNFHEDTLSSTKAKGHNPRSSIAVKLFKFSREKKAAKTLGIVVGMFILCWLPFFIALPLDLDSPPPTHLRVVPGPRGHSSIMNLPLVLPLDATRSGELASWAREYF